The Ananas comosus cultivar F153 linkage group 2, ASM154086v1, whole genome shotgun sequence genome contains a region encoding:
- the LOC109706865 gene encoding uncharacterized protein LOC109706865, translated as MQDSDSLKKAFLKHLLIGLHRSGVASVNMSFVRRKRALSSFPTSFWPLLEVEQNGAKPSGKNMRSPQPSSKWRMMKSKKILRSFQVRSKAMKNVHEYEGASGGVLDKAMIKKKMRVLRHLIPGATFLDDLCLLDQTLDYVISLRAQVDVMQKLMKTLNVRRSK; from the exons ATGCAAGACTCAGACTCGCTCAAGAAAGCTTTCCTGAAACACTTACTAATAGGACTCCATCGAAGTGGTGTTGCATCCGTAAACATGAGTTTTGTCAGGAGGAAAAGAGCCTTAAGCTCATTTCCGACATCATTTTGGCCACTGCTAGAGGTGGAACAAAATGGAGCAAAGCCATCA GGAAAGAACATGAGGTCACCTCAACCATCCTCGAAATGGAGAATGATGAAAAGTAAGAAAATCTTGAGAAGTTTCCAGGTAAGATCAAAAGCAATGAAGAATGTGCATGAATATGAAGGTGCTTCAGGAGGTGTTCTTGACAAGGCTATGATAAAGAAGAAGATGCGTGTTCTAAGGCATCTAATACCAGGAGCTACATTCTTGGATGACTTATGTCTGTTGGATCAAACCCTAGACTATGTTATCTCCCTTAGGGCTCAGGTCGATGTGATGCAGAAACTCATGAAAACCCTCAATGTTAGAAGATCCAAGTAA